In Anaerolineae bacterium, the DNA window GGAGGAGAACATATGGGAAAGGCTCAGTCCAGTGGGTGTACGACTTGAGCGATGGATCTTCCCTTCACGTCACGGTCGCCCAGTGGTTTACTCCCAATTACCGCAAAGTGGAAGGGAACGGTCTTGAGCCCAACATTCAGGTGGAGCCGAAGGAAGGAGTTGATGCTTGGCTGGAGGAGGC includes these proteins:
- a CDS encoding S41 family peptidase, with amino-acid sequence RRTYGKGSVQWVYDLSDGSSLHVTVAQWFTPNYRKVEGNGLEPNIQVEPKEGVDAWLEEALNFLKKGGAE